The Lolium rigidum isolate FL_2022 chromosome 2, APGP_CSIRO_Lrig_0.1, whole genome shotgun sequence genomic interval TCGTCTTGGAGCGCGTGGACAGCATCGCCTCGCTCTGGCAGAAGCGCATCTACGACCGCCTCAAGCTCCACCTCCCCAAGCAGTTCTGCGAGCTCCACAGGATGCCATTCCCGGCCAGCTACCCGGAGTACCCCACCCGCAGCCAGTTCATCGAGTACCTCCAGGCCTACACCGCCGCCTTCGACGTCAAGCCGGAGTTCGGCAGCACCGTGCAGACTACCCGATTCGACGAGACATCCGGCGTGCACTCCAgctcctcctccggcgagagCATGGAACACATGGGCGCCATGGCTCGTGGTCGCCTCCGGGGAGATCGTGGTGCCCGACGACATCCACGGACGGGCACGTTCACGCTCAAGGACAAGAACAAGCACGGCCGGCCGGACCCCCGGGCTCGAGACCGGCGCCATGGCTAGGATCAGGTCCGGCGACATCACCGTCGTGCCGGGTCGGATATGTG includes:
- the LOC124687858 gene encoding probable indole-3-pyruvate monooxygenase YUCCA9; its protein translation is MVGLAVAASLREQGVPPFVVVLERVDSIASLWQKRIYDRLKLHLPKQFCELHRMPFPASYPEYPTRSQFIEYLQAYTAAFDVKPEFGSTVQTTRFDETSGVHSSSSSGESMEHMGAMARGRLRGDRGARRHPRTGTFTLKDKNKHGRPDPRARDRRHG